In Panicum virgatum strain AP13 chromosome 4N, P.virgatum_v5, whole genome shotgun sequence, a single window of DNA contains:
- the LOC120671466 gene encoding ubiquinone biosynthesis protein COQ4 homolog, mitochondrial-like → MLGARVQLKGWQQAAVAFGSAFGALLDPRRADLIAALGETTGKPAFELVLQRMKNSAEGREVLLERPRVISSQVSHAWDMPQNTFGAAYAQFMGSRNFSPDDRPPVRFMDTDELAYIATRAREVHDFWHVLFGLPTNLIGETALKVIEFEQMFLPMCMLSVVGGSARFSEKQRTLFFQHYFPWATKAGLKCTDLMSVYYERHFHEDLEEVRRNWGILPCPDPKTRGV, encoded by the exons ATGCTGGGGGCGCGTGTGCAGCTGAAGGGGTGGCAACAGGCAGCTGTTGCGTTTGGTTCTGCATTTGGGGCCTTGCTTGACCCTAGAAGGGCTGATCTGATAGCTGCTCTTGGAGAGACTACCGGGAAGCCTGCATTTGAGCTTGTGCTTCAGCGAATGAAGAATAGCGCAGAAGGCAGG GAAGTTCTCTTGGAGCGTCCTCGTGTCATCTCCTCGCAGGTTTCTCATGCCTGGGACATGCCACAGAACACATTCGGTGCAGCCTATGCTCAGTTCATGGGATCAAGGAACTTCTCACCAGACGATCGCCCACCTGTCCGTTTCATGGACACTGACGAGCTGGCCTACATTGCGACACGTGCCCGTGAAGTGCATGACTTTTGGCACGTTCTGTTTGGCCTTCCCACGAACCTGATTGGAGAGACTGCCCTCAAGGTGATAGAATTTGAGCAGATGTTCCTCCCAATGTGCATGCTGTCAGTTGTCGGGGGCTCTGCAAGGTTCAGTGAGAAACAAAGGACATTGTTTTTCCAGCATTACTTCCCATGGGCAACAAAAGCAGGTCTCAAGTGCACGGATCTGATGTCTGTATACTATGAGAGGCACTTTCATGAAGACCTGGAGGAAGTGAGAAGAAACTGGGGCATTCTACCATGCCCTGATCCCAAAACGAGAGGTGTATAG